In one Kwoniella botswanensis chromosome 3, complete sequence genomic region, the following are encoded:
- a CDS encoding ATP-dependent RNA helicase HAS1: protein MSAVAPPRDDSLKSAKKRKRPSTSTTAVEKGDVPQPVTDADSTMAEATSSKVTLDGGVDGARNVPGQTYERVPFSTLNLSNPTMNAIQRIGFETMTEVQARTIPPLLAGKDVLGAARTGSGKTMAFLVPSVELLSTLRFKPVNGTGVIIISPTRELALQIFGVAKELMQGHSQTFGVLMGGANRKAEADKLVKGVNLIVATPGRLLDHLQNTKGFVFKNLKALVIDEADRILEIGFEEEMKQIIKLLPSENRQSMLFSATQTTKVTDLARISLRPGPLYINVDEEKQASTVDMLEQGYVVCESDKRFMLLFTFLRKNLKKKVIVFFSSCNSVNYHAELLNYIDVPVLDLHGKQKQQKRTNTFFEFCNAPSGILLCTDVAARGLDIPKVDWIIQFDPPDDPRDYIHRVGRTARAGKTGKSLLFLLPSELGFLRFLKVAKVPLNEYQFPQKKIADVQKQLENLISKNHYLNTSARDGYRSYLQSYASYSLKKIFDVNKLDLAKVGKAFGFSVPPKVNISVGTAKAKKEKNDDSDEEDDGVPKKAFYRNRKKGKFQS from the exons ATGTCAGCGGTAGCACCACCTCGAGACGATAGTCTCAAATCGGCCAAAAAGCGGAAACGaccttctacctctaccaCTGCCGTCGAGAAGGGAGATGTACCTCAACCAGTGACAGACGCAGACTCGACCATGGCTGAAGCTACCTCATCCAAGGTTACTCTCGACGGAGGAGTAGACGGAGCGAGAAACGTTCCTGGACAAACATATGAAAGGGTTCCATTTTCTACTTTGAACCTCTCAAATCCAACAATGAATGCTATCCAACGTATTGGATTTGAGACGATGACCGAAGTTCAAGCTAGAACCATACCCCCTCTTTTGGCTGGTAAGGATGTTTTGGGTGCGGCTAGAActggatcaggtaaaacGATGGCTTTTCTGGTTCCCAGTGTGGAACTGTTGAGTACACTGAGGTTCAAACCTGTCAATG GAACCGGTGTGATCATCATTTCGCCAACTCGAGAACTTGCTCTTCAGATATTCGGAGTAGCCAAAGAACTCATGCAAGGTCATTCTCAGACGTTTGGTGTATTGATGGGCGGAGCGAATAGAAAGGCAGAAGCGGACAAGTTGGTCAAAGGTGTCAACTTGATCGTAGCTACACCAGGTAGATTACTCGACCACTTGCAG AACACTAAAGGATTCGTGTTCAAGAACCTCAAAGCTTTGGTCATTGACGAAGCTGATAGGATTTTGGAGATTGGATTcgaggaggagatgaagcaGATCATCAAGCTGTTGCCAtctg AAAACCGTCAATCCATGCTTTTCTCAGCCACTCAAACAACGAAAGTTACCGACCTCGCCCGTATCTCCCTTCGACCAGGTCCATTGTACATCAACGTAGACGAGGAGAAACAAGCCTCGACAGTGGATATGTTAGAACAAGGTTACGTAGTTTGTGAATCCGACAAGAGGTTCATGCTtttgttcaccttcttgaggaagaatttgaagaagaaagttaTCGTTTTCTTTTCGAGTTGTAATTCAGTCAACTACCATGCGGAATTATTGAATTACATTGACGTTCCTGTATTGGATCTACAT GGtaaacaaaaacaacaaaAGCGTACCAATACGTTCTTCGAATTCTGTAATGCCCCCTCAGGTATATTGCTCTGTACGGACGTAGCTGCAAGAGGTCTCGATATACCAAAAGTAGATtggatcatccaattcgaCCCACCTGATGATCCAAGGGATTATATCCATAGAGTAGGAAGAACTGCCAGAGCAGGTAAAACTGGGAAATCATTATTGTTCCTATTACCTTCTGAATTGGGTTTCTTGAGGTTCTTGAAAGTTGCCAAAGTCCCTTTGAACGAATATCAATTCCCTCAAAAGAAGATCGCAGATGTTCAAAAACAG CTTGAAAACCTCATCTCAAAGAATCATTACCTGAATACCTCCGCAAGAGACGGCTACAGATCATACCTTCAATCATACGCTTCATACTCCCTCAAGAAGATATTCGATGTAAATAAATTAGATTTAGCTAAAGTAGGTAAAGCCTTTGGATTTAGCGTTCCTCCCAAAGTAAACATCTCAGTCGGTACGGCTAAagcgaagaaggaaaagaatgACGacagtgatgaagaagatgatggtgttCCAAAGAAAGCCTTCTATAGGaataggaagaagggaaaatTCCAATCTTAG
- a CDS encoding mRNA 3'-end-processing protein YTH1 has product MAAAASSSTPLDPHLGRAADFVRPDFHQVNLDIEGFLKTQKGYKLDADTQICPLSLTPLGCPLPPSQCPYRHTNPSPANFQPPPPLPPHPREREKKLTVCKHYLRNLCKMGDNCEYTHDWNLRTMPVCVMFVKQGKCELGGECLYFHPRDRRVECPDYKRGFCLLGPECPRKHIRKRLCGAYQSGFCPDGEKCKLSHPPADRPKPEEYINPIPPDPTQFTGPPPQLPAGYGRWREYKYDPNAVVVPAPAWVEGGSLSGWRAGGFLSSNARRNEDRDGHGHGHGGHGGHGGRSNDNRDNRDVPQNAPAGYEKKTGWVKDLSTVLCFRCNQYGHFANTCPNQAVPGDRGGLKRERD; this is encoded by the exons ATGGCCGCAGCAGCCAGCTCGTCAACACCTCTCGACCCTCATCTGGGTAGAGCAGCAGATTTCGTCCGACCGGATTTTCATCAGGTAAACCTGGATATAGAGGGATTTCTGAAGACTCAAAAAGGATATAAGCTTGATGCCG ATACCCAGATATGTCCCTTATCTTTAACACCTCTCGGATGtcccctccctccctctcaATGCCCCTATCGTCATACCAATCCCTCTCCAGCAAATTTCcaaccacctcctccactccCTCCCCACCCTAGAGAACGGGAAAAGAAATTAACGGTGTGTAAACATTACCTCCGGAATCTATGTAAGATGGGAGATAATTGTGAATACACGCATGATTGGAATTTACGTACGATGCCTGTCTGCGTGATGTTTGTGAAACAAGGGAAATGTGAATTGGGTGGTGAATGTTTGTATTTCCATCCTAGAGATAGAAGAGTGGAATGTCCAGATTATAAGAGAGGTTTTTGTTTATTGGGACCGGAATGTCCAAGAAAACATATTAGGAAGAGGTTGTGTGGGGCTTATCAGAGTGGGTTTTGTCCCGATGGAGAGAAATGTAAACTATCACA TCCCCCAGCGGACCGACCTAAACCTGAAGAGTACATAAATCCCATCCCTCCCGACCCTACTCAATTCACCGGTCCACCACCCCAATTACCAGCGGGATACGGTCGATGGCGGGAATACAAATACGATCCCAACGCTGTGGTTGTACCCGCCCCTGCGTGGGTCGAAGGTGGTTCTCTAAGTGGATGGAGAGCAGGTGGTTTCTTGTCCAGTAATGCAAGGAGGAATGAAGACCGAGATGGACACGGTCACGGACATGGTGGCCATGGTGGACATGGTGGTAGATCAAATGATAATAGGGATAATCGGGACGTACCGCAGAATGCTCCAGCGGGGTATGAGAAGAAAACTGGTTGGGTCAAGGATCTAAGTACGGTATTGTGTTTT AGATGCAACCAATATGGCCATTTCGCAAATACATGTCCGAACCAAGCTGTTCCAGGAGATAGAGGTGGattgaagagggagagggattAG